A single window of Nicotiana sylvestris chromosome 5, ASM39365v2, whole genome shotgun sequence DNA harbors:
- the LOC104233170 gene encoding thioredoxin F-type, chloroplastic-like: MALQVQVNGVSLKPSTVPSSSAWRSSKQSVVCVAGDYGFSPRVFNNRGLSLKVKCSSDATATTSVTVGQVTEVCKDTFWPIVEAAGDKTVVVDMYTQWCGPCKVIAPKFQELSKNYNDVVFLKLDCNQDNRPLAKELGIKVVPTFKILKNNKVVKEVTGAKLDNLIAAIEDVRSS, translated from the exons ATGGCGTTGCAAGTGCAAGTAAACGGCGTATCCTTGAAGCCTTCAACGGTGCCTTCATCTTCTGCATGGAGGTCCAGCAAGCAATCAGTGGTCTGCGTTGCAGGAGATTATGGCTTTTCGCCTAGGGTTTTTAACAACAGGGGGCTGAGTTTGAAGGTGAAGTGTAGCTCCGATGCTACTGCTACTACCAGTGTGACGGTAGGGCAGGTGACTGAAGTTTGTAAAGATACCTTTTGGCCTATTGTTGAAGCTGCCGGTGATAAAACTGTCGTAGTTGACATGTACACTCAGTG GTGTGGTCCTTGCAAAGTGATTGCTCCAAAGTTTCAAGAACTGTCGAAGAATTATAATGACGTGGTCTTTCTGAAGCTTGATTGCAACCAGGATAATAGG CCACTAGCCAAGGAACTAGGCATAAAGGTGGTTCCAACGTTCAAGATTCTGAAGAATAATAAGGTCGTTAAAGAAGTCACTGGAGCAAAACTTGATAATTTAATAGCGGCAATTGAGGATGTGCGGTCAAGTTAA